One stretch of Desulfovibrio sp. TomC DNA includes these proteins:
- a CDS encoding tetratricopeptide repeat protein encodes MQYARIARLPWLVMACLLLAAATALAAADPVGRLVAVQGSVNLRPAGASDWRAAPAGQSLFPGDALSTGPASKAAILCVDESQIKLNENTVLVLKAAAPSARLSGGGLVPVASKAAPASLYDVPKGEVWLKNEAERFRFELSTPAMTAAIRGTEFVVRVAPDGLSTVALLRGALTLFNAQGELPLAAGELGSARPGQAPTKQVLVNPAHAVQWTLYYPAVADTSLLVGEGAGPAATAARQALTTAGKGEVGRAYAAMAQLLDKGLNDATVLTTGAYVALMAGEPEAAGRWIAAARNREPQSVAAACLAAQMALFENRLAEAAALSRDVLARAPDSALVQVTAGLVAASTFDLPRAKACYRQALTLDPGFTAAAVYLARIELGSDELEAAWATIAKALAAAPDEAIVQAGAGFVRLGFRDFKAAEDFFTRAASLDPGLGEAHLGLGYVAFSKGKKARGLEEMLVATLLSPRLSLLQSALGKALYQNRDFDKALATYDYAASLDPRDPTPHLYKGIALTDLNRPGEAIREINASIAKNDNQAIFRSRLTLDRDLAVRNADLARPFTLLGLGDWAYAKAVTAVKNDPLNPSAHLFMSSAYRATRQRVGASGTELLLFRLLSPANQNTFTQSNDYTPMFESPYLRLQTIGTAGVWSNGHGAYSASTEAYGGLPGLAGDLYGAWDDDAGMREQNSGTRSLYGFGQLKWEPTVRDAILAAFTTNDTQTGDNANASDWLYQNSPDQKQAFANRIAEAGYVHRFGPEATLITYAAVADNVWNWKDRSYNAVSLGDNTAPAQEAYLQYRRTERRFVSLQAQQQLVLGEHTLMVGGDYFGGELDYMRKSRDFYTYYGRLAEDKSTRWHYNPADRAGSVYAMDYWKLAPGLIAEMGLGYDAVASSRFGWPDPIERQLVSPRLGLNWQASEDHTLRLAFQRYLNTHTLFQSVIAPSEVAGFPGRLNADDASTISELGAGWEAQWDDATFTVARLTWDQVINPQYDPYASYDRVFDVNVARYMATLGVNRLLAPYLGLSVFGVAKRLLPHEATARRYPQDDFFEADGALALNFLHSSGLGAGIGGTLVHQYYYDNRYQNVFGERRTETLFGLLDARVSYEFPGKRGFAAVEGKNLTNTRFTYQREAVALDAFYPDRQIVFKLGWYF; translated from the coding sequence ATGCAGTACGCCCGCATTGCGCGTTTGCCGTGGCTCGTCATGGCCTGTCTGCTGTTGGCCGCCGCCACAGCCCTGGCCGCCGCCGACCCGGTGGGTCGGCTCGTGGCCGTCCAGGGGTCCGTCAACCTGCGGCCGGCCGGAGCCAGCGACTGGCGGGCCGCCCCGGCCGGACAGTCGCTTTTCCCCGGCGACGCCCTGTCCACCGGCCCAGCCTCCAAGGCCGCCATCTTGTGCGTCGATGAATCCCAGATCAAGCTCAATGAAAATACGGTGCTGGTCCTCAAAGCCGCCGCGCCGTCGGCACGACTCTCCGGAGGCGGTCTGGTCCCGGTTGCCTCCAAGGCCGCCCCGGCCAGCCTCTACGACGTGCCCAAGGGCGAGGTGTGGCTGAAAAACGAGGCCGAGCGTTTCCGTTTCGAACTGTCCACCCCGGCCATGACCGCCGCCATACGCGGCACGGAATTCGTGGTGCGCGTAGCCCCGGATGGATTGTCCACGGTGGCTCTTTTGCGCGGAGCCCTGACCCTTTTCAATGCCCAGGGCGAACTGCCCCTGGCCGCAGGTGAACTTGGTTCCGCCAGACCGGGCCAAGCGCCCACCAAGCAGGTGCTGGTCAATCCCGCCCACGCCGTCCAATGGACGCTCTACTATCCCGCCGTAGCCGACACCTCGCTGCTGGTCGGGGAAGGAGCCGGTCCAGCCGCTACTGCCGCCCGGCAGGCCCTGACTACGGCCGGCAAGGGCGAGGTAGGCCGGGCCTATGCGGCCATGGCCCAATTGCTGGACAAGGGCTTAAACGACGCGACTGTCCTGACGACCGGGGCCTACGTGGCGCTCATGGCCGGCGAACCCGAAGCCGCCGGACGCTGGATCGCCGCCGCCCGCAACCGGGAACCGCAGTCCGTGGCCGCCGCCTGTCTGGCCGCCCAGATGGCCCTTTTTGAAAACCGACTGGCCGAGGCTGCCGCCCTGTCCCGCGACGTCCTGGCCCGCGCCCCGGATTCGGCCCTGGTCCAGGTTACGGCCGGACTGGTTGCCGCCTCGACCTTTGATCTGCCTAGGGCCAAGGCTTGCTATCGCCAAGCCTTGACCCTGGACCCGGGCTTTACCGCCGCCGCCGTCTATCTGGCCCGCATCGAGCTTGGTTCCGACGAGCTGGAAGCCGCCTGGGCCACCATTGCCAAGGCCTTGGCCGCCGCCCCGGACGAGGCGATCGTCCAGGCCGGGGCCGGCTTCGTGCGCCTGGGTTTTCGCGATTTCAAAGCAGCCGAGGACTTTTTCACTCGGGCCGCCAGCCTTGATCCCGGCCTTGGCGAGGCCCATCTGGGCCTTGGCTACGTGGCCTTTTCCAAAGGCAAAAAGGCCCGGGGACTGGAAGAAATGCTGGTCGCCACCCTGCTCTCCCCGCGCCTCTCACTCCTCCAGTCGGCCCTGGGCAAGGCGCTGTACCAAAATCGCGATTTTGACAAAGCACTGGCCACCTACGATTATGCCGCGTCCCTCGACCCCCGCGACCCAACGCCCCATCTCTACAAAGGCATAGCATTGACCGACCTCAACCGTCCGGGCGAGGCCATCCGGGAAATAAACGCCTCCATCGCCAAAAACGACAATCAGGCCATCTTCCGCTCGCGCCTGACGCTGGACCGCGATCTGGCCGTACGAAACGCCGACCTGGCCAGGCCGTTCACCCTGCTCGGTCTTGGCGACTGGGCTTATGCCAAAGCGGTCACGGCCGTAAAAAATGATCCGCTCAACCCCTCGGCCCATCTTTTCATGAGCAGCGCCTACCGGGCCACCCGGCAGCGGGTCGGGGCTTCGGGCACGGAACTGCTCCTTTTCCGGCTCCTGTCCCCGGCCAACCAGAACACCTTTACCCAGTCCAACGACTACACGCCCATGTTCGAAAGCCCCTACCTGCGTCTGCAAACCATCGGTACGGCCGGGGTCTGGAGCAACGGGCACGGGGCCTATTCCGCTTCGACCGAGGCCTACGGCGGCCTGCCGGGGCTGGCCGGCGACCTCTACGGCGCCTGGGACGACGACGCCGGCATGCGCGAACAAAACAGCGGCACACGGTCGCTCTACGGTTTTGGCCAGCTCAAGTGGGAACCCACCGTGCGCGACGCGATCCTGGCCGCCTTCACCACCAACGACACCCAGACCGGCGACAACGCCAACGCCAGCGATTGGCTCTATCAAAACTCCCCCGATCAAAAGCAGGCCTTCGCCAACCGCATCGCCGAGGCCGGCTACGTCCACCGTTTCGGCCCTGAAGCCACGCTCATTACCTACGCCGCCGTGGCCGACAATGTCTGGAACTGGAAGGACCGAAGCTACAATGCCGTAAGTCTTGGCGACAACACCGCCCCGGCCCAGGAAGCCTATCTGCAATACCGCCGCACCGAGCGCCGGTTTGTCAGCCTGCAAGCCCAGCAGCAGCTTGTCCTCGGCGAGCATACCCTCATGGTCGGCGGCGACTACTTTGGCGGCGAACTCGACTACATGCGCAAAAGTCGGGACTTCTATACCTATTATGGCCGACTGGCCGAGGACAAATCCACCCGCTGGCACTACAACCCAGCCGACCGGGCCGGCAGCGTCTACGCCATGGACTACTGGAAGCTGGCCCCGGGACTGATCGCCGAAATGGGCCTGGGCTACGACGCCGTGGCCTCCTCGCGCTTTGGCTGGCCCGACCCCATCGAGCGCCAACTGGTCAGTCCCCGCCTCGGGCTCAATTGGCAGGCGAGCGAGGACCACACCCTGCGCCTCGCCTTTCAGCGCTACCTCAACACCCACACGCTCTTTCAGTCCGTCATCGCGCCCTCGGAAGTGGCCGGCTTCCCAGGCCGCCTAAACGCCGACGACGCCTCCACCATCAGCGAACTGGGGGCCGGCTGGGAGGCCCAGTGGGACGACGCCACCTTCACCGTGGCCCGGCTCACCTGGGATCAGGTTATAAATCCCCAGTACGACCCCTATGCGTCCTACGACCGGGTCTTTGACGTCAACGTAGCCCGATATATGGCCACTCTGGGGGTCAACCGCCTCCTGGCCCCGTATCTCGGCCTGTCGGTCTTTGGCGTAGCCAAGCGGCTCCTTCCCCACGAGGCCACGGCCCGGCGTTACCCGCAAGACGACTTCTTCGAGGCCGACGGCGCGCTGGCCCTTAATTTCCTCCATTCCTCGGGCCTGGGAGCCGGCATCGGCGGCACGCTGGTGCACCAGTACTATTACGACAACCGCTACCAAAACGTATTCGGCGAGCGGCGCACCGAGACGCTTTTCGGCCTGCTGGACGCCCGGGTGTCCTACGAATTCCCGGGCAAGCGCGGCTTTGCGGCCGTGGAGGGCAAAAATCTGACCAACACCCGTTTCACCTACCAGCGCGAAGCCGTGGCCCTGGACGCCTTTTATCCCGACCGCCAGATTGTCTTCAAACTGGGCTGGTACTTCTAG
- a CDS encoding S8 family serine peptidase, with translation MAPSHRPSHEHDPPLRRQSHLAWACLALLAAVWPWATPVRAAEADWTNAARSVTASVKVTDQEQALAAFAQGDGVGRFFVSFASGKRVAASAPLADEAQKRARRELVRESRDKALAAMPALPESVIRHRYDNLFYLSVAVTPEQLAVILANPEVDAVEPVGVMKADMRQGLPLIRATLPRSQYDGTGLSIAVCDTGINYLNPYLGGAAFPNAKVIGGYDVGEQKADPMDGNGHGTACAGITAGDVGNNVDYVGGVAPGAKLYALKITYDATGKYCNEDAYVAAWDWCVTHQNDNSSAPIKIISTSFSGGKYDGVCDSAKTAIANAAATAKAAGITLFNSAGNSGYCNALPSPACISSVIAVGSVYDAAVGTYLPCVSADSCVEKTASSSCDTGYYATDVTQSDKVPSYSNASPLVGLLASANMAFTLGIGSNTWNPNFGGTSAACPYAAGAGAVLQAAAKARTGSWLTPDQVFSKLATTGTAVLDPKSNLSKPRIDLQAAVASITPVPSTGYLQVNIASPAPTGGAGTWRVDGGTWRASQNVAGGLTAGAHSVDFKPVAGWTTPASRTVAVAANQTTSLSSGYGLSRTNLLPLNIPAALLANSHGINENFTGTLANWIQQQGSWSVANGMASVTADGSQTATWYSLSSNAGVYSDFTCSATLRRSDAANSTNALIVRGTPQPLNTAGNSNWFYGYVFGYTNSGSYAVFVLRDWYLTMLQNWTASDAIVANGWNTLTIKAVGSSLTFSINGTQVFAATDTSLGAGQAGVAMYTGTGGTLDVKRVTLTPIPGGTVSAAQAAEKAGAVASTLGDEAGSGR, from the coding sequence ATGGCACCATCGCACCGACCTTCCCACGAGCACGACCCTCCCCTGCGGCGTCAGAGCCACCTTGCTTGGGCATGCCTTGCCCTGCTTGCGGCGGTCTGGCCCTGGGCCACGCCAGTGCGTGCCGCCGAGGCGGATTGGACGAACGCCGCTCGTTCCGTCACGGCCAGTGTCAAAGTTACAGACCAGGAGCAGGCCCTGGCGGCCTTTGCTCAAGGTGACGGGGTGGGCCGGTTCTTCGTCAGCTTCGCCTCGGGCAAGCGCGTCGCCGCCTCAGCTCCACTTGCCGACGAGGCCCAAAAGCGCGCCCGGAGGGAGTTGGTGCGGGAAAGCCGCGACAAGGCCCTGGCGGCCATGCCCGCCCTGCCTGAAAGCGTGATCCGCCACCGCTATGACAACCTCTTCTACCTGTCCGTGGCCGTCACGCCGGAGCAGCTGGCCGTCATCCTGGCCAATCCCGAGGTGGACGCCGTGGAGCCTGTCGGCGTCATGAAAGCCGACATGCGTCAGGGCCTGCCCCTCATTCGCGCCACCCTCCCGCGCTCCCAGTACGACGGTACTGGCCTTTCCATCGCCGTGTGCGACACTGGCATCAATTACCTGAATCCCTATCTCGGCGGCGCGGCCTTTCCCAACGCCAAGGTCATCGGCGGCTACGACGTGGGGGAACAAAAGGCCGACCCTATGGACGGCAATGGCCACGGCACGGCCTGCGCCGGCATCACCGCCGGGGATGTCGGCAACAATGTTGACTACGTCGGTGGCGTGGCCCCCGGGGCCAAGCTCTATGCGCTCAAGATCACCTACGACGCCACGGGGAAATATTGCAACGAAGACGCCTACGTGGCAGCCTGGGACTGGTGTGTGACCCATCAGAACGACAATTCGAGCGCACCCATTAAGATCATCAGCACGAGCTTTAGCGGCGGCAAATACGACGGCGTGTGCGACAGCGCCAAGACGGCCATCGCCAACGCGGCGGCGACGGCCAAGGCGGCTGGCATCACACTGTTTAATTCCGCCGGCAACAGCGGCTATTGCAATGCCCTGCCAAGCCCGGCTTGCATATCCTCAGTTATCGCCGTAGGCTCGGTCTACGACGCGGCTGTAGGAACTTACCTGCCCTGCGTGAGCGCGGACTCTTGCGTCGAAAAGACCGCCTCCAGCTCCTGCGACACCGGCTACTACGCCACCGACGTCACCCAAAGCGACAAGGTCCCCTCCTATTCCAACGCATCGCCCCTGGTCGGTCTGCTTGCCTCGGCCAACATGGCCTTCACCCTTGGCATCGGGTCCAACACCTGGAACCCCAACTTCGGCGGCACCTCCGCCGCCTGCCCCTATGCCGCCGGGGCCGGAGCCGTGCTCCAGGCCGCAGCCAAGGCCCGAACCGGCAGCTGGCTTACCCCGGATCAGGTTTTTTCCAAGCTTGCGACCACCGGGACCGCCGTCCTGGACCCCAAGTCCAACCTATCGAAACCACGCATCGACCTCCAAGCGGCCGTGGCATCGATCACCCCGGTCCCATCCACGGGCTATTTGCAGGTCAACATTGCCTCTCCCGCGCCGACCGGCGGGGCAGGAACCTGGCGGGTGGACGGTGGAACCTGGCGGGCCAGCCAGAACGTCGCCGGAGGGCTGACGGCCGGAGCCCATTCCGTGGACTTCAAGCCCGTGGCCGGTTGGACCACGCCGGCCAGCCGGACCGTCGCCGTGGCCGCCAACCAGACCACCAGCCTGTCGAGCGGCTACGGCCTTTCCAGAACAAACCTTCTGCCGCTGAATATTCCTGCCGCTCTACTCGCCAACTCCCACGGTATAAACGAGAACTTCACCGGGACACTGGCCAACTGGATCCAGCAGCAGGGCAGTTGGAGCGTCGCGAACGGCATGGCCAGCGTCACGGCCGACGGCTCCCAGACCGCAACCTGGTACAGCCTGTCGTCCAATGCCGGAGTCTACAGTGATTTCACCTGTTCGGCGACCCTGCGGCGCAGCGACGCGGCAAACAGCACCAATGCGCTCATTGTGCGCGGCACGCCCCAGCCCCTCAATACCGCCGGGAATAGCAACTGGTTTTACGGCTATGTCTTCGGCTACACCAATTCCGGCTCCTACGCTGTATTCGTCCTGCGCGACTGGTATCTGACCATGCTGCAAAACTGGACCGCCAGCGACGCCATCGTAGCCAACGGCTGGAACACCCTGACCATCAAGGCCGTGGGATCGAGCCTCACCTTCTCCATCAACGGAACGCAGGTCTTCGCAGCCACTGATACATCGCTCGGCGCCGGTCAGGCCGGCGTGGCCATGTACACCGGAACTGGCGGGACTCTGGACGTCAAGAGGGTGACGCTCACGCCCATCCCTGGCGGTACTGTCTCGGCGGCCCAGGCTGCCGAAAAGGCAGGGGCAGTGGCTTCTACCTTAGGCGACGAGGCAGGCTCGGGTCGGTAG